From one Humulus lupulus chromosome 8, drHumLupu1.1, whole genome shotgun sequence genomic stretch:
- the LOC133796603 gene encoding gibberellin 2-beta-dioxygenase 1-like: MVVLSQHDHFPYLRNCRGTNNLLYGIPLIDLSQPDSKQLIVKACEDFGFFKVINHGVPMDFIRRLESEAVKFFSLPLSEKEKAGPPNPFGYGNKKIGQHGDIGWVEYLLLTTNSEFISERFKSVFGGDPEKLRFALDDYILAVKKMACEILELMAEGLKIQPRNVLSKLLMDEQSDSVFRLNHYPPCPEVGGGNVIGFGEHTDPQIISVLRSNNTSGLQISLRDGSWISVPPDQDSFFINVGDSLQVMTNSRFQSVKHRVLANGLQSRVSMIYFGGPPLCEKIAPLPCLMKGEESLYKEFTWFEYKKSAFKTRLSDNRLGHFEKIAAS; the protein is encoded by the exons ATGGTGGTCTTATCCCAACATGACCATTTCCCTTACCTTAGAAATTGCAGAGGCACTAATAACTTACTATACGGTATTCCATTAATAGACCTTTCGCAACCCGACTCAAAGCAACTCATAGTGAAGGCCTGTGAAGATTTTGGATTCTTCAAAGTCATCAACCATGGCGTCCCAATGGATTTTATCAGGAGGTTGGAATCTGAAGCAGTCAAATTCTTTTCCCTGCCTCTTTCCGAGAAAGAGAAAGCAGGGCCTCCCAACCCTTTTGGGTACGGAAACAAAAAGATTGGTCAACATGGCGATATAGGTTGGGTTGAATACCTTCTCTTAACAACCAATTCGGAATTCATTTCTGAAAGGTTTAAATCGGTTTTCGGCGGAGACCCGGAAAAGCTACG TTTTGCTTTGGACGACTACATCTTGGCGGTGAAGAAAATGGCGTGTGAGATTCTGGAACTGATGGCAGAAGGGCTGAAGATTCAGCCGAGGAATGTGCTGAGTAAGCTGTTAATGGATGAACAGAGTGACTCTGTTTTCAGACTGAATCACTATCCGCCATGTCCAGAGGTTGGAGGTGGGAATGTGATTGGGTTCGGAGAGCACACAGACCCACAAATCATTTCAGTGCTGAGATCCAACAACACTTCTGGCCTCCAAATTTCTTTGAGGGATGGCAGTTGGATTTCAGTCCCACCTGATCAAGACTCCTTTTTTATCAATGTCGGCGACTCTCTACAG GTGATGACTAACAGTAGATTCCAAAGTGTGAAGCACAGAGTTCTGGCAAACGGCTTGCAATCTAGAGTTTCAATGATCTATTTTGGGGGACCCCCTTTGTGTGAGAAAATAGCTCCATTGCCCTGTCTCATGAAAGGTGAAGAAAGTTTGTACAAAGAGTTCACATGGTTCGAGTACAAAAAATCTGCTTTCAAGACCAGATTGTCTGATAACAGGCTTGGACACTTCGAGAAAATTGCAGCCTCATAA